The following are encoded together in the Bradymonas sediminis genome:
- a CDS encoding shikimate kinase, with protein sequence MNTPHSATPILLIGHRGTGKTTLGPRLAEMLSESHAGAWSFVDLDAEIERVTGKTPAAIIAEDEATFRRIESEALRRLLNTSAPRTIIAPGAGCAMPRAQDLVVNPLFVWLWRDGWEDEAKAARARLRDAMSFEEEVRWMRETREPAWAAVAHLFVGISRARTPELAARMLADSIRWTFDARHSAIARRSWLVPASAAQLERAMRDAELLGLGGVEIRSDLCADFATQCEPGAAPLLASLRSASAEWLEEIAGRANTHSIDIDLEFLDDQRRAKTLERVAPRPLFLSAHPPGIGHPAADRLLAEAAQLRAEHPAWAPHIRLKYAPTPTSFAELRRCFEIATTLQRAGYPTTFLPQGARFAWTRPILSNPANGLALENASNYLPVGLRATRLPASSVPPTAAPSPMDLQDWLPHFARLNPTTTPNHTESFDGLIGDPVSGSVGDWWHTQAAIASGEPTRYLKIQLGRDDDDVALDEAFGLFEELGLRGLSVTAPLKRRMQRIVKDSADAPLNTLRRTQDGWVGRDTDEFGMLATLREIMKEEPFANASPDAPLTVSVIGRGGVSPAVLRAIDAAGWKLVEHASAREGWKLSASEPAAQRVHLVINAAGPRPGIADGAPGCDIWLDLHYNSVAQKPDCADAHWNGDVFFEAQAKAQRVFWRGSGE encoded by the coding sequence ATGAACACCCCTCATTCGGCCACTCCGATTCTACTGATAGGTCACCGCGGCACCGGCAAGACCACACTGGGGCCCCGGTTGGCCGAGATGCTCTCCGAAAGTCACGCAGGCGCCTGGTCCTTCGTCGATCTCGACGCCGAGATCGAGCGTGTCACCGGAAAGACGCCGGCCGCCATCATCGCCGAGGATGAGGCGACCTTTCGGCGCATCGAGTCCGAAGCGTTGCGCCGCCTTTTGAACACGTCGGCGCCCCGGACCATCATCGCTCCGGGGGCGGGATGCGCGATGCCCCGGGCGCAGGACCTCGTGGTCAACCCGCTCTTTGTCTGGCTGTGGCGCGACGGGTGGGAAGATGAGGCGAAGGCCGCCCGGGCGCGGCTTCGCGATGCGATGAGCTTTGAAGAAGAGGTGCGCTGGATGCGCGAGACGCGCGAGCCGGCGTGGGCCGCGGTCGCGCATTTATTCGTGGGCATCTCGCGCGCCCGCACGCCGGAGTTGGCCGCGCGGATGCTCGCGGATTCTATCCGCTGGACCTTCGATGCGCGCCACTCGGCGATCGCCCGGCGCTCCTGGTTGGTGCCCGCCTCGGCCGCACAGCTCGAGCGCGCGATGCGTGACGCCGAACTACTGGGGCTTGGCGGCGTCGAGATTCGCAGCGACCTCTGCGCCGACTTCGCGACCCAATGCGAGCCAGGCGCCGCGCCGCTGCTGGCGAGTTTGAGGAGCGCGTCGGCGGAGTGGCTTGAGGAGATCGCCGGGCGCGCGAATACGCATAGCATCGATATCGACCTCGAATTTTTGGATGACCAGCGTCGGGCGAAGACGCTCGAGCGCGTCGCGCCCCGCCCGCTCTTTTTGTCGGCGCACCCGCCGGGAATCGGGCACCCCGCCGCCGACCGGCTGCTCGCCGAAGCAGCGCAGCTGCGCGCCGAGCACCCTGCCTGGGCGCCGCATATCCGCCTGAAATACGCCCCGACGCCGACCTCCTTCGCGGAGCTTCGCCGATGCTTCGAGATCGCGACGACGCTGCAACGCGCGGGATACCCGACCACGTTTTTACCTCAGGGGGCGCGCTTTGCCTGGACTCGCCCGATCCTCAGCAACCCGGCCAATGGACTCGCCCTTGAGAACGCGTCGAATTATCTTCCCGTGGGGCTGCGCGCGACGCGGCTTCCGGCCAGCTCGGTGCCACCCACTGCTGCGCCCTCGCCCATGGATTTACAGGATTGGCTGCCGCATTTCGCGCGATTAAATCCCACGACGACGCCCAATCATACCGAATCTTTCGATGGACTTATCGGCGACCCGGTCAGCGGAAGCGTCGGCGACTGGTGGCATACCCAGGCGGCCATCGCGTCGGGCGAACCCACCCGTTACCTGAAGATCCAGCTTGGGCGCGACGACGATGATGTCGCGCTCGACGAGGCGTTTGGTCTATTCGAAGAGCTCGGGTTGCGCGGGCTGTCGGTGACCGCCCCGCTAAAGCGGCGCATGCAGCGCATTGTAAAGGATAGCGCCGATGCTCCGCTCAATACCCTGCGACGCACCCAGGACGGCTGGGTCGGACGCGACACCGACGAGTTCGGCATGCTGGCCACGTTGCGCGAGATTATGAAGGAAGAGCCGTTCGCAAATGCCTCGCCCGACGCGCCGCTTACGGTCTCGGTCATCGGGCGCGGCGGCGTGTCTCCGGCGGTGCTGCGGGCGATCGACGCGGCGGGTTGGAAGCTCGTCGAGCACGCGAGCGCGCGCGAGGGGTGGAAGCTGAGCGCGAGCGAGCCGGCCGCCCAGCGGGTGCATC